From the genome of Labrus bergylta chromosome 4, fLabBer1.1, whole genome shotgun sequence, one region includes:
- the angptl4 gene encoding angiopoietin-related protein 4: MKTTLATLSLCLVMATGFPLERKGGSPSSHAAKEKRVQYAAWDDVNVIAHGLLQLGQGLKEHVDKTKVQMRDISSKLKVFNRTVTELGKESQKLRVEGEVLKARAQGLEDREGQLLNLTAELREKADEMQHERRSMGERMSRLEEKVDSMLQGDAVLSETNPGAKNNSDARNIQLMLEGQNKRIDDLMDRIRLQQEKLDKQNVRIRTLQSQLQQSRPRPVMRSSKTDRSMEEQRDSPIEMASDCHELFLRGETNSGVYTIQPINAEPFKVFCEMTADGGWTVIQRRQDGSVDFDQLWQAYEKGFGSLNGEFWLGLEKMHSIAKDGGYTLNIKLSDWSGDVASIRFPFKLAGEETKYSLQIQETSTFSPLESSLGTDATSGLPFSTRDQDNDQKNDINCAKHLSGGWWFSNCGRSNLNGRYFQSPPPKQRHQRKQSIFWKTWRGRYYPLKSSVMMIAPAAIENKS, encoded by the exons ATGAAGACAACACTGGCAACTCTGTCTCTGTGCCTGGTCATGGCCACAGGTTTCCCTCTGGAGAGGAAAGGGGGCTCACCCTCCAGCCATGCAGCCAAGGAGAAGCGTGTACAGTACGCGGCGTGGGACGATGTAAATGTCATCGCCCATGGCCTGCTGCAGCTGGGACAGGGGCTGAAGGAGCATGTGGACAAGACCAAAGTCCAGATGAGGGACATTTCCAGCAAGCTGAAGGTCTTCAATCGCACCGTGACAGAGCTGGGGAAGGAAAGCCAGAAACTGCGTGTGGAGGGTGAGGTCCTGAAGGCTCGAGCCCAGGGGctggaggacagagaggggCAGCTTCTGAACCTTACAGCCGAGCTGAGGGAAAAGGCTGATGAGATGCAGCACGAGAGGAGGTCGATGGGTGAGAGGATGAGCCGGCTGGAGGAGAAGGTGGACAGCATGTTGCAGGGAGATGCGGTGCTGTCTGAGACAAACCCTGGGGCCAAGAACAACAGTGATGCTCGCAACATCCAG TTGATGCTGGAAGGTCAGAACAAACGCATTGATGATCTGATGGACCGGATCCGACTCCAACAGGAGAAGCTTGACAAGCAGAATGTGCGCATCAGGACGCTACAAAGTCAG CTCCAGCAGTCACGACCGAGGCCAGTCATGCGCAGCAGCAAAACTGACCGTTCAATGGAGGAGCAACGCGACTCACCAATCG AGATGGCGTCTGACTGTCATGAGCTCTTCCTGAGAGGAGAAACCAACAGTGGGGTCTACACAATCCAACCCATCAATGCAGAGCCCTTTAAGGTCTTCTGTGAGATGACAGCTG ATGGCGGGTGGACGGTGATCCAAAGGCGCCAAGATGGCTCAGTGGACTTTGACCAGCTATGGCAAGCCTACGAGAAAGGCTTTGGCAGCCTTAATG gAGAGTTCTGGTTGGGTCTAGAAAAGATGCACTCCATTGCTAAGGACGGAGGCTACACCCTGAACATCAAGCTTTCTGACTGGAGTGGTGATGTGGCATCCATACGCTTTCCCTTCAAACTAGCCGGAGAGGAAACCAAGTACTCGCTCCAGATCCAGGAGACCAGCACTTTTAGCCCATTGGAGAGTTCACTGGGGACCGACGCCACCTCCGGCCTGCCTTTTTCAACCCGTGACCAAGATAACGACCAGAAAAATGACATCAACTGTGCCAAGCACCTCTCTG GTGGCTGGTGGTTCAGTAACTGCGGTCGCTCTAACCTAAATGGAAGATACTTCCAGAGCCCTCCACCCAAGCAGCGACACCAAAGGAAGCAAAGCATCTTCTGGAAGACTTGGAGGGGGCGCTACTACCCTCTGAAGTCCAGCGTTATGATGATCGCCCCCGCCGCAATCGAAAACAAGTCTTAA